From Mus musculus strain C57BL/6J chromosome 8, GRCm38.p6 C57BL/6J, a single genomic window includes:
- the Pgpep1 gene encoding pyroglutamyl-peptidase 1 isoform X1, giving the protein MEQPRKAVVVTGFGPFGEHTVNASWIAVQLVVHVGVSGMATTVTLEKCGHNKGYKGLDNCRFCPGSQCCVEDGPESIDSIIDMDAVCKRVTTLGLDVSVTISQDAGRYLCDFTYYTSLYQGRGRSAFVHVPPLGKPYNADQLGRALRAIIEEMLGVLEQAEGDISCCRQL; this is encoded by the exons GATTCGGCCCTTTTGGGGAGCATACTGTGAATGCCAGCTGGATCGCTGTCCAG CTCGTAGTGCATGTTGGGGTGTCGGGCATGGCCACCACAGTGACGCTGGAAAAATGTGGGCACAACAAGGGTTACAAAGGACTGGATAATTGCCGGTTCTGCCCCGGCTCTCAGTGCTGCGTGGAGGATGGTCCCGAGAGCATCGACTCCATCATCGACATGGACGCCGTGTGCAAAAGGGTGACCACACTGGGACTGGACGTGTCTGTTACCATCTCCCAGGATGCTGGCAG GTATCTGTGTGACTTCACGTATTATACATCGCTCTACCAGGGCCGCGGCCGCTCCGCTTTTGTCCACGTGCCCCCACTGGGTAAGCCCTACAACGCCGACCAGCTAGGCCGGGCGCTACGAGCTATCATCGAGGAGATGCTGGGTGTCCTGGAGCAAGCCGAGGGAGACATCAGCTGTTGCCGCCAGCTCTGA
- the Pgpep1 gene encoding pyroglutamyl-peptidase 1 has protein sequence MEQPRKAVVVTGFGPFGEHTVNASWIAVQELEKLGLGDSVDLHVYEIPVEYQTVQRLIPALWEKHSPQLVVHVGVSGMATTVTLEKCGHNKGYKGLDNCRFCPGSQCCVEDGPESIDSIIDMDAVCKRVTTLGLDVSVTISQDAGRYLCDFTYYTSLYQGRGRSAFVHVPPLGKPYNADQLGRALRAIIEEMLGVLEQAEGDISCCRQL, from the exons GATTCGGCCCTTTTGGGGAGCATACTGTGAATGCCAGCTGGATCGCTGTCCAG GAGCTGGAGAAGCTGGGCCTCGGGGACAGCGTGGACCTGCATGTGTACGAGATCCCCGTGGAATACCAGACGGTGCAGAGGCTCATCCCAGCACTGTGGGAGAAGCACAGCCCCCAG CTCGTAGTGCATGTTGGGGTGTCGGGCATGGCCACCACAGTGACGCTGGAAAAATGTGGGCACAACAAGGGTTACAAAGGACTGGATAATTGCCGGTTCTGCCCCGGCTCTCAGTGCTGCGTGGAGGATGGTCCCGAGAGCATCGACTCCATCATCGACATGGACGCCGTGTGCAAAAGGGTGACCACACTGGGACTGGACGTGTCTGTTACCATCTCCCAGGATGCTGGCAG GTATCTGTGTGACTTCACGTATTATACATCGCTCTACCAGGGCCGCGGCCGCTCCGCTTTTGTCCACGTGCCCCCACTGGGTAAGCCCTACAACGCCGACCAGCTAGGCCGGGCGCTACGAGCTATCATCGAGGAGATGCTGGGTGTCCTGGAGCAAGCCGAGGGAGACATCAGCTGTTGCCGCCAGCTCTGA
- the Pgpep1 gene encoding pyroglutamyl-peptidase 1 isoform X2, with protein sequence MATTVTLEKCGHNKGYKGLDNCRFCPGSQCCVEDGPESIDSIIDMDAVCKRVTTLGLDVSVTISQDAGRYLCDFTYYTSLYQGRGRSAFVHVPPLGKPYNADQLGRALRAIIEEMLGVLEQAEGDISCCRQL encoded by the exons ATGGCCACCACAGTGACGCTGGAAAAATGTGGGCACAACAAGGGTTACAAAGGACTGGATAATTGCCGGTTCTGCCCCGGCTCTCAGTGCTGCGTGGAGGATGGTCCCGAGAGCATCGACTCCATCATCGACATGGACGCCGTGTGCAAAAGGGTGACCACACTGGGACTGGACGTGTCTGTTACCATCTCCCAGGATGCTGGCAG GTATCTGTGTGACTTCACGTATTATACATCGCTCTACCAGGGCCGCGGCCGCTCCGCTTTTGTCCACGTGCCCCCACTGGGTAAGCCCTACAACGCCGACCAGCTAGGCCGGGCGCTACGAGCTATCATCGAGGAGATGCTGGGTGTCCTGGAGCAAGCCGAGGGAGACATCAGCTGTTGCCGCCAGCTCTGA